The DNA region TCGACGAGGATCTCGGCCAGGCGGGTCGCGCACAAGGGCGCGAGCTCCGAGGGCTTGAGCACCACCGCGTTGCCACTGATCAGCGCCGGGCACGACTTCCACGCGGGAATCGCGATCGGGAAGTTCCACGGCGTGATCGCCCCCACCACGCCGAGCGGCGCCCGCAACGTGTGCATGAACACGCGATCGCGCTCCGAGGGGATGACACGGCCGAAGAGCCTCGCGCCCTCGCCGCCGTAGTAACGGAGGATGTTGATCGTCCGGCCGACTTCGCCGCGCGCCTCCGGGAGCGTCTTGCCTTCCTCCCGGGTCATCTCCCGCGCGATGTCGTCGGCCCGCGCCTCGAGCAGGTTGGCGGCGCGATAGAGCACGTCGCCGCGCTTGGGCGCCGGCATCGCGGCCCAGGCCGGCTGCGCCGCCCGTGCCGCCGCCACCGCGGCCGCCACGTCGTCGGCCGACGACTCCGGGAACGTGCCGACGAGGTCATCGACGTCGGCGGGGTTGCGGTTGTCGAAGGTGCGTCCCGTCGCAGACGCCTGCCACTGGCCGGCGATGAGGTTGAGGTGAGCGGACATGGGGGACAGGGTAATACTGAAATGCTGCGATGCAGGGACTGCCGGCCGTCACGGGAACGCCGGAGGGCCAGCCGCAAGGGCCCGCCCGCCGGGGGGACGGTGCCCGAAACCGGGAGCCTGGACTCGTGCGACTGATCTTCACCGACCTCGACGGCACGCTGCTCGATCACCACACGTACTCGGCCGAGCCGGCGCGTGAGGCACTCGAGGCGTGCCGCGTGGCGGGCGTGCCGGTGGTGCCGTGCAGCAGCAAGACCTTCGCCGAGATGCGGGCACTCGCGCGTGCGCTCGCCCTGGCGCCGGCGCCGCTGCTGGTCGAGAACGGCAGCATGGTGTGGTTCCCGCGGGATTGGCCGGCGGTGCCCACGGCGGCGCTGCCCACCGACGATGGGTGGCAGGTCGTCCTCGGCACGCGCGCCGACCTGCTCCGCGACGTGCTCGAGCGCGTGGCCGCCACGGTGGGTGGTCGGCTGCGGCCCATCGCCGACATGCCAGTCGAGGAGGTCGTCTCGCGCACCGGGCTGTCGCCGGCGACGGCCGCCCTGGCCATGGCACGCGAGTTCTCGCAGCCGTTCCTCGTCGACGGCGACGACCCGCCGCTCTCGGTGCTCGATGCGGCGGCGCGCGTGCACGGCGCGCGTGTCACGCGGGGCGGGCGCTTCTTCCACCTGCTCGGGCCCACCGACAAGGGCGCAGCCGTCGCGGTGGTCCGCGCGACGTGCCCGGCCGGCCACCGCGCGCTCGGCCTCGGCGACGCGCCCAACGACCTCCCGCTGCTGCAGGCCGTCGACGATCCGGCCGTCGTGCCGCAACCGGACTCAGGCCTGCACCCGGCACTGGTGCAGGCCCTGACGTCGTCCGTCCATGCCCCCTGCGCGGGTCCGGCCGGGTGGTCGGCCGTCGTCCTCGACTGGCTCGCCCGCACGGGGCCCTCGGCATGACCGTGCGTTTCGTGCCAGCATCGGCGTTTCAAGGGACACGGGCGGCCGGGCGGGCCGTCACCTCCAGGGGAGAGCGTGGTGGCTGATTCGGTTGCGTTCACGGGCTCCGTCGCGGAGCACTACGACAGCAAGCTCGGGCCGATGTTCTTCGAGCCGTACGGACGCGACATCGCCGCGCGCCTCCCGGCGCGGGCGAGCCGGGTCCTCGAGATCGCCGCAGGCACGGGCGTTGCCTCGCGCCACCTGCTGGCCGCCCTCGCGCCTGATGCGACGTTGACGGTGACCGACCTGCAGGAGGCCATGCTGCAGATTGCCCGGGGCAAGCTCGACGACCCCAGGGTCGAATGCCGGCAGGCCGACGCGCTCGCCCTGCCGTTCCCCGATCACAGCTTCCACGCGGCGTTCTGCCAGTTCGGGCTGATGTTCTTCGCCGACAAGGCCGCGGGCCTGCGCGAGGCTCGTCGGGTGCTCACGCCGGACGGGA from Luteitalea sp. TBR-22 includes:
- a CDS encoding mannosyl-3-phosphoglycerate phosphatase, which gives rise to MRLIFTDLDGTLLDHHTYSAEPAREALEACRVAGVPVVPCSSKTFAEMRALARALALAPAPLLVENGSMVWFPRDWPAVPTAALPTDDGWQVVLGTRADLLRDVLERVAATVGGRLRPIADMPVEEVVSRTGLSPATAALAMAREFSQPFLVDGDDPPLSVLDAAARVHGARVTRGGRFFHLLGPTDKGAAVAVVRATCPAGHRALGLGDAPNDLPLLQAVDDPAVVPQPDSGLHPALVQALTSSVHAPCAGPAGWSAVVLDWLARTGPSA
- a CDS encoding class I SAM-dependent methyltransferase, whose product is MADSVAFTGSVAEHYDSKLGPMFFEPYGRDIAARLPARASRVLEIAAGTGVASRHLLAALAPDATLTVTDLQEAMLQIARGKLDDPRVECRQADALALPFPDHSFHAAFCQFGLMFFADKAAGLREARRVLTPDGTLVLSTWGSLDDNPIARFAHEEVAEALPDPPPFLHVPFGLHDVDFVTTLLHGAGFSYVRSDTVEVVAESPSAHAAAMGLMCGSPMFAQLQERGADVRRLVELVAARLAREGGFAPMRLPMKAYVFTAQ